TCCGCCACGTCTTTCGGGTAGAGGTCGCTGGCAGTGAGGCCAATCAGCTGTTTCTCGCTGCGCCCAGTCAGCAGCTCCATCGCCCGGTTGCAGCCGGAAAACTTGCCGTTCTCATCGCGGTAGTACACAAGGTCAGGAGAGGAGTCTAGGAAAGATCGGAGAAAGACTGACTGCTGTTCATACTCAGTTTGCGCCTGCTGCCGCTGAACGATCTCGATTTGCAGCTCTTCAATCGCCTGCTCTCTGGCCTCTTCCGCCTTGATACGCTCGCGAATTTCCTGATTCAGCCGCTCAATGTTGTCCTGCAGTTTGTGGTTCAGCTCAAGGTCGCGCGTGCGCATCTCCTCCAGCGTTTCCACCAGTTTGGTCAAGCTTTGCCGTGAATCCTCAAGCTGCTCAACGACGATAGAAAGGAAGTAAACGGCCCAGGGCGTTACCAGCAGGCCGAAGAAGATCGAACGGACGACGTCTATACGTTCAATGGTGCCGTGTAGCGCAACGGTAACGGAAATCTGCACCGTAAAGGCGAGAACGATAAGAATAGAGGCCAACAGCAGAGAGAATTTCACCAGCCCCAGCTTTACCATGGCGTTAACGTAGTACTGGGCCAGTTTTCTCAGTTGCTTCATGGTGACGTGACTCCCGACATAACAGTGCGCCGAAGCTGCAACAAAACGCGCGATTACCCGCGCATAAACAATAGACTACCGCTGCGGTGAATCAGTAAAACACACATCATAGAGACGTGGCTATAGAATCTTCATCACCTTTTTTCGCTTTCTGCCCGATGCTCTGTCGCTAAAGGGCAGAGCCCTGCCCGCCGCACTGGGCCAGCCGGGACTCAATAGCGTTCATCGCCAGCCAGCGATTTTCGCACCACAGCGGCGCGAGCAGCGTAGGCCGACGAGCCGTCGCCGAAATGCGGTGATAAACCACCGCAGGCGGCGTATGCCTGATAATTTCACTGGCGATATCCACGTACTCTTCAAACTCCAGCGCCCGCAGTCGGCCGGCGAGCCAGGCCTTGGCCATAATGCTTCCGGTCACAACGTGAAGCGGATGCAGCTTAATCCCGTCGGTGCCGACTTCTATCACCCTGTTAAGAGTGTCGAAATTTTCAGCCATCCCCTCGCCCGGCAAACCGACAATCAGATGTGTACACACGCGGATCCCTCGCTGCCTCGCCGCTGTAGCGGTCGCCCGGTAGCTGGCGAAGTCGTGCCCGCGATTAATGCGCTTCAGAGTTTTATCGCTGGCGCTCTGTAACCCTAGCTCTAACCACACTTCATACCCCTGTTGGCAGTAATCCGCCAGCAGATCTAATACCGCTTCTGGCGCGCAGTCCGGCCGGGTACCGACACAGATCCCCACGATATCGGTTTGCACTAGCGCCTGCTGAT
This DNA window, taken from Leminorella richardii, encodes the following:
- a CDS encoding TIGR01212 family radical SAM protein (This family includes YhcC from E. coli K-12, an uncharacterized radical SAM protein.): MQLHQYVNMFGADLQRRYGEKIHKLTLHGGFSCPNRDGTLGRGGCTFCNVASFSDEAQQHKSIAEQLAIQAEKVNRAKRYLAYFQAYTSTYAEVCLLKEMYQQALVQTDIVGICVGTRPDCAPEAVLDLLADYCQQGYEVWLELGLQSASDKTLKRINRGHDFASYRATATAARQRGIRVCTHLIVGLPGEGMAENFDTLNRVIEVGTDGIKLHPLHVVTGSIMAKAWLAGRLRALEFEEYVDIASEIIRHTPPAVVYHRISATARRPTLLAPLWCENRWLAMNAIESRLAQCGGQGSAL